The window cTGCAATGAGATCAACATGACTGATTGGCAACTTGCACCATAGAGTTCCTATGGCACAAGTGGACATATTAGACGTAGTAATACAATCATCTTGGGAGTTTCCAACCTTTTTGGATGCTTTGCTATGGAGTTGTCACCCTAGGAGACTCAACCTACTATCAACAAGCGCAATGTTTACATGCATCATTAATTGTTTGACATATATGAAGAATTTGAATCACGCCCCTTCTCATGAAAACGAGCCTTCGCATAGTGAATTAAAGGAAGCAAAAGTCTACAAATTTGATAAGAAAAGTCAGAGTTGGGATCCTGTAGAACTCAAAAGAGGAGAGCTCTTAATAAGGACCACTAGCGAGTGGgacaaaaatatttctttctaTTAGATTGGTGCAGCAGTTTATTCTACTTTCTTTCTTAGTCATAAAAACTGCacttcatttttctttatttatcacGATGTGCTAAATTGAGCTCTTGAACCATATTTCACTGCTTTTAAAAATACACAGAAGTTATAATAATTCCTTTTAGTGTTCTGATCTTtgcattatttattatttggtaGAAGTATAGTGTtaagagtgggtaaaagtcctaTATTAGTTGGGTAATGGATTgatggtttgcttatatggattTGGACAATTCTTCTCTCATGAGCTAGTTTTTGTGAGTTAGCCTAGGTGCTATATCTTTACATGATAGCAGAGGCAGGTCCATCCCCGTTTAAGCTCTCGGTTCACCCGCCAGTTGATCCTTGGGCGTGaagggggtgttagagtgggtaaaagtcccataTTGGTTGGAGAATAGACTGGACTTTGACAATCCTTCTCTCATGCTGACGGTTGACTAGGCCCATGTGCCATATATCTTGACATATAGAGCCATTAAGTACTTAGCTCTCTGGATCTGTTCGTGCACACTAGCACTTTTATCTTGGTTCTCGACTTGTCGGTGCATATGTCATCAACTTATAGTAATGGCTCAATTATTATCACTGAAGGTCTCGAAGATTAGTATTGTGTGGGCATAGAGTTGATCGATGCTCCAAGTTTGCTATCACTGGAGTATATGGGAATTAAAATTCCCGAACTTAAATAGCAAGAGAGTCAAGCCAATTCTTCACTCAAAAATCTTTCTTCAATGCTACGAGCCAAATTTTAATGTTGTATGTTTTGTAAGTTGAGGAAGTTTCTAACAAATTCAGCCTACTCAGAGTCAGCACATAAAGTAACCTTTTAGTGACATTTATGCTTATGTTATGTTAAAAAGGCTGCACTCCATAAGTTGTGGATTTTGTAGACTTGAATTGCATTATGCATAGTAGATGTCTTCAGCAAGAAAAAGATTCTTCGGCAACGAGAATCGAAGTTAGACAAAGAGTACAAGTAGTTTGAAGACAAAGGAACTGTTTCTAGAGAGTTGCATCATTTCTTTGAACGAAGCATGGCTACTTACTACTGACGGATCGGAGTTCAAGAAAGTCGAAACTTAGAAAGTACTGGGAAAAATGCAAAACAGCAATTCTGCAActcctttaacaaagaaacattgTTTATATATAGCTTCTAGCCTATCTGCTTCTCCTCCAAGATCTAGAGAATTCAGTGACATGAATGTAGGAGAAAAGATTGATTCGTTGTGCTTTGTTCCGGTGACAAGTGCTTACCAAAGTTAAGAAATCAATAAAGAGTAATGCAGAGCTAAAAACTGCGTTTCCTAGCTAGATAtacaaaaccatttaaaaacTATCtttaggattattttattttagttcaattAATATGGATACGTTAACGAAAAGAGTAAatatgaatcatttgttaagactCTGAAGGTATATGTGCCTCATTTTTTGACGAGGGAATATATCCGCTCTAAATTGCAAAGTTGAGGCATATTAAAACATGAtacttctccttttttttattatttgacgCTTACATAAAAGCACTTTTTAAAAACTAGACCACAGAGGCTCTATCATCCTGGGTGTAAGTTTTTGATATCAAAAGTCTTAAGTTGTGCTAAATTGAGCTTTTGAATATAAAGTTTCACTGCTTATAAAGATACATAGTAATCTTTttattagaatgataattaaagtCAACTACAACCAAACAGAATGCTACAACATACTAACAACTTTGATTCTCCTAACTAGCAACTTTGGCTCTTTTCGTCTAACATATGAAGAAGGTAAAAAGTTCAACTATACCATTGTACCATACAATTATAGTAAATATATACTTAGTTAAAAAAACAGGTGACCTATTTACTTGGTTAAAAAACAGGTGGCCTATTTATACCCCTCCTGTTGTTAAACAAATGGCTCAGTATACCCTTTCGATTGACGAAGTGAAAAAATCCATTTCAacattattttccaaattttttaaattaaattaaaatccaCTTGGATTTAATTAAAGTGAAAAGGATGTACCATATGATTTAGAGCAAATATACCCAGCGTCAAGGAAGTGGTCTATTTATACTCCTATGGCTTAgatatactcttttttttttttactgaaatggtaaaaaatcaattttaaaatgaCCAAGTTGTAAATTTCTATgacccacataattaatttatttattggtttaatagtaattgaataagttaaatccttaatctatatggaaagttacctagtaggataattactgactcctagtaggattgTATCCACAATTACTGACTCTTAGTAGGATAATGATTGTATCCACCAATCACAttgatggaacgtgaaaacataactgactattcccattataaaaggggtcctctctctgccaaaagaagaataagttccatcacaattattctgaaagtaaggtaaagagagagaaacaattcaGTGCTTCTACTATTATGTTTTTGCTTCCGCTAAAATCATGGAGAATTCAGGTAggtaattctttattgaattactgTTATAATATgcatgtgaaaatcattaagttcaacaTTCTTGAATAATACAAAGGATTATGGATAGGattgtttatgtataagattgtttAAGTCTATATAATCTGTTTTATGCTTAcatgtggtatcagagcctggtcTTCGGAACAAGTGATTTTCcattaaaattaatgtttctccagatcttgtgaattttaattatgtttgttagAAATTTCACAGTTATTGAATAAcgaaatttgaaatattgatattattataattgATTCAATTTAAAATAACATGAGTTTaatctttgttattttaaatattaaagaaaCAACTCCTTGTTGTTAGAACATTGTAgtatgcaataataaaatttattgtttcttaatataTCTTGGAATCATATATGTAAGATTCGTTAATCACCAAAGTGGtcgaatctttatgaaattaatttcaaaataaaggttaaagtttaaattaattatcCATTAATCTTGATGCTTATAATTGATCTAATAATAATGGGTAAATTAAATCTTTAGTCATAAGACATTtgtggatcacccaaaggttgattgtttattcgtatgaccaataaatattaaagagataattttgatgtatcgttagttttatttatttatccaaagatgataaatattattaattgatgcattaaatatttttgttttgtgttaaatatattttaagcatcattatgtttaaatttgtattttgttgtttcgcccaaaggagaacatcaatatacatttaagtaagttgtttttgaatttgctAATGTGTTTAAACTAGTAACTCAAAGTATTAACAAATGAGCATGTTTTATTTCAgcacttttctttcatttgcaCTCTGCCTCTGTTACGACTTTTAATGGATTTAACTTTTCAGATTGGTGCGAACAGATCAAATTCCATTTTGGggttttagatcttgatgttgCACTTTACTCTGAAAAGCCAACTACTATTAATGAAGCTAGCAGTGATGAAGAAAAGTCTTATTATAAGAACTGGGATCGGTCTAACATATTAGGCCTAATGTTCATGCGAATGAATATTGCGGGCAATATTAAGACTACTCTTCCCAAAACTGAAAGTGCAAAAGAACTTCTGAAACTTGTGGAAGAGTCTTCCCAAACTGCTGATAAGTCTCTTGTTGTGACACTAATAGGTAATTTGACCACTatgaagtttgatggttcacGTACTATGCATGAGTATGtcattgaaataataaatatagcaGCAAGACTTAAGTCATTGGGAATAGAAGTGGAACAGAATTTCCTTGTGCAGTTCATTATCAACTCATTATCGTCTAAGTATGgtcctttccaaatgaactacaaCACCATAAAAGACAAATGGAACGTGCGTGAATTGCATGGTATGCTGGTTCAAGAGGAAACGAGGCTAAAGAATCAAGGAACCCACTCCATTAATTGTGTAAATCATCaaggagttgaaaaaaaaaaaagaaacatggtaagggacaacagaagcaacttaatgttaatcagtcctcatctcaagtacataagaaaggaaacaagaatggaaagtGTCATTTCTATGAAAAATCTGGACACTTTCAGAAAGATTACCTAAAACGTAAGAGAtggtttgagaagaaaggtaagccttGTTATTTTACATGTCTcaaatcaaatttaactgaagttcCTTATAATACTTGCTGGATTGACTCTGGTTGTACTGTTTATGTTTCTAATACTAAGCAGGGATTCCTTACAATCCAAACCATGAAgaagaatgaaagatttgtttACATAGGGAATAGAGTGAAGGCTCTAGTTAAAGCTGTCGGGACTTATCGTCTGATTCTCGATACTGGGCgtcacttagatttagttgaaacttattatGTTCCTTCTCTTTCAAAAAATTTAGTTTGTTTGTCTAAGTTGGATAAGACTGGATATTCCTCTAATtttggtaatggatgttttagtttgtttaagaATAATTATCTCATTGGTACTGGTACTCTTTGTTATAATTTGTACAAATTGAATCTTGATAATCTGTTTATCGAAATACTCTTAACTCTGCATCATAATGTTGGAACCAAACGAAGTTTTGTGCATGAACAATCTGCTTACTTGTGGCATAAACGTTTAGGTCACATATCTAAAGAAAGGCTGGAAagattaattaagaatgaaattcttccagatttagattttactgaccttaatatttgtgttggttgtattaaaggaaaacaaataaaaagCACAAAGAAAGGAGCCACAAGAAGCACACAACTTCTTTAAATTATACACACTGATATATGtggtccttttgatatcacatctttcaataaagaaaaatattttatcacttttattgatgacttttcacgttatggatatatctattttttgcataaaaaatctcaagcgattaatgccttagaggtatttattactgaggttgaaagacaactacataaaaaggtgaaaataatcaggtctgatagaggtggtgaatattatgaAAGATATGATGAAAGTGGACAACACCCAAGTCCATTTGCTAAATTCCTCGAAAAGCGTGGCATATGTGCTCAATACACAATGCCTggcacaccacaacaaaatggtgtggcaaAAAGGCATAATCGTACATTAATGGATATAGTtaggagtatgttaagtaattcatctttacctccttctttatggatgtatgctttaaggactactgtttacttgctaaatagggTTCCCAATAAAGTAGTCCCAAAGACATCTTTTGAACTGTGGACTGGTAGGAAAGCTAGTTTGAGGCACCTGCATGTTTGGCGTTATTCGGCAGAATTTAGAGTTTATAATACACTAGAAAAGAAACTGAATTCAAGAACAATCAGTGGTTTCTGCATTGGTTATCAAAAAAATCAAAGGGGTATAGATTTTACTTTCCTAATCATAGTACGAGAATAGTTGAAACTGGAAACGCTAGATTCATTGAGAATGGTGAAGTTAGTGGGAGTGAAGAACCACATAATgttgaaattaaagaagttagagTACGAATTCCTCTACCctgtacttcttttaaatttgttgttcctAAAGATGTTGTACAACaaagtaatcaacaagaacaacaaattaatacTCCTAATAATGAAGCCATAATTGATGAACCTATAGTAGATGAACCACAAGAAGTAGCATCAAGAAGATATCAAAGACAAAGGAGatctattatttttgatgattatttGGTACATCTACATGAGTCAGAAACTGACTTGGGAATTGATGATGATCCAGTTTCATTTTGACAAGCCATTGAAAGAATAAttctgataaatggataaatgctatgaaatATGAGTTAAAATCTATGGAACAGAATGAAGTTTGGGACCTTGTTGAATTACCCGAAGGTTACAAAAGAGTTGGGTGTAAATGGGTCTTTAAGACCAAACGTGACTCAACTAGCAACATCGAACGTCACAAGGCCAGACTTGTTGCCAAAGGTTTCACTCAAAAGGATGGCATTGACTATAAAGAGACATTTTAAACCTTCTCTAGAAAAGATTCACTTGAAATTTTAATGGCCTTGGTAGCTCATAAtgacttagagctacatcaaatggatgtgaaaatagcCTTTCTGAATGGAAATTTAGAGGAAGAGTTCATATGAATCAACCTAAGgggttttctattaaaggaaaTGAAAACATGGTGTGTAAGCTTAAGAAGTTAGtatatggacttaaacaagcttcccgacaatggtatcttaagtttaacGAAATGATTGTCACCTTTGGATTTAAAGAAAACACTATTGATCGGTGTATATATCTAAAGGTCAGTGGcagtaagtttattatgttagtcttgtatattgatgatattttgttagCTACTAAAGATCTTGGTTTGTTACatgataccaagaaatatctctctaacaACTTTGAAATGAAATAGATGGTTAAGGCATCCTATGTGATTGGGATAGAAATATTTCAAGATAAATCACAAGGATTGTTGGGATTGTCTTAgaaaacctatattaataaagtattagagagatttagaatgGAAAAATACTCATCAAGTCCCATTCCAATTCAGAAAGGAGATAAGTTTAGTCTCAATCAATGTCCAAAGAATGACTTGGAACgaaagcaaatgaaagatattccttatgcatcaatagttgggagtcttatgtatgcctAAACATGTACAAGACCAGACATCAGTTTTGCTGTTGGAATGCTGGGTCGATATCAAAGTAATCCTGGAATGGATCACTGGAAGGCTGCAAAGAAAGTGTTGCAATACTTACAAGGAACGAAAGATCATatgctcacttatagaagatCTGATCATTTTGATATGGTTGGATATTCAGATTCAAATTATGCTGGTTGTGTGGATACAAGAAAATCcacatttggatatttgtttctaTTAGCTGGAGGAGCAATATCATGGAAGAGTGTGAAGCAGTCTGTTATAGCTGCATCCACTATGGAAGCTGAGTTTGTGGCATTCTTTGAGACCACAGTCCAAGCTAATTGGCTGTGGAATTTTATTTTAGGAATTGGACTAGTCGACAATATAGCCAGGCTGCTGAAAATTTATTATGATAATACCGCCGCAATTTTCTTCTCTAAGAACGATAAGTATTCAAAAGGTGCTaagcatatggaattgaaatactttttGGTTAAAGAAGAAGTCCATAAACACAAAGTGTTAATTGAACATATTAGCACTAAGCTTATGATTGTTGATCCTTTGACGAAAAGATTACCGCCCAAAACATTTATTGAACATGTTGAAAGGATGGGTCTTATTGATAGCAATGAATGATTTTATGTAaagactttattatgtttatgaaattgacactttgagctcaaattatatatgtttttgttgCTACCTGTTTTCTCCtgtatacataatattgtgaataatgataacatgttctgacttagataaaggattctaaGTATTATCGTTGGACCCACTATGTATTTAAAAGGTTATGTTAGgtaatagactaatattgtagTACATGGAAGAAACTATGTCAAGTAAAGGGACGTACATCCGCCATGACTCATTTTAGTTGAATTATTTAACGATGAaaaatgatgttggatttaacATTAATAGTGCACATAATTGACGTACCTATTAAACTATTAAATTAACATTGTCAGTGCCAAGTGGGAGAATATAAATTTCTATgacccacataattaatttatttactggtttaataataattgaataagttaaatctttaatctatatggaaagttacctagtaggataattactgactcctagtaggattgTATCCATAATTACTGACTCTTAGTAGGATAATGATTGTATTCACCAATCACGTTGATGAaacgtgaaaacataactgactatTCCCATTATAAAAGGGGTCCTTGATGTTTCGGTATCTTACAGAATAGTTACCatcattttcttaggaaaattgtatgttttcaatcAACCAAAGTGTTATTTAATAAAGTTTTTAGTGTTTTCagtgaaaggagataaccacagaagaaagctggaaaaagtagcagaaaaatGAGtgtgacggtcaaaatggtggaccgtcaggctTGCGACGGACGACCAGGAGAACCGTCAAGGCAAACCAGAACATGGCATACTAATGTATTAAGTGACGGACCACATAGTGGACCATCATCCATGTGACGGACCACTATATGGACCGTTAACTCATATCCAGAAACTACCTTTCAGAGGGACTCAGTGACGATCAACGTGGTGGACCTTAAGCCATACGACGGACCACCAGATAGACCGTCAATACTTATGCAGAAACCACTTTTTAGAGAGAATCAATGATGATCAGTATGGTGGACCATCAATCTTCCGACAGAACGCCGGTGTCACGGTCAGGTCTTATCCAAAAACTTTTATTTGGAAGAAACGAGTGACGGAcaagatggtggaccgtcaacaCTTTGACGGACCACCATATGGACCGTCAACTAGGACGCGATTTTTctgcttttaaattttaaattattttttttagttggtaacatataaataccaaattttagggTTAAGAATACATCTGTTATCTTTTATAAGTTTTCTTATCTATTGAAACTTTGGTGAACCTAGTACTTTGGGGATTCTAAAGATCTTGAAGAAATTTATCATTGAACATTgattattgaagattcaagaactgattcttaggattctttgtaagtaaattcttaatctatttatgaataatacaagaattatttcttctttgtCTATGGAGTATTGTGGCTAAAATCccctaactagggttataggatccttaatgtgaaacgCATCTATGAGTTGGGAATCAAATTGAGTTCCATAACTAAATGATATTGCATAaatatttcttcaatttcatcacttttcttggttgcaaacttgaagagaGAGCCctagaacatcacttgtctgaaaggaaagtgtttgttgggaaaagaaagtgtttacatgaattctaagggctttaacctttagagtaatagcCAATGTCCTAaaaggattagcttacatgagaaatgGGTTGAAATAACAATGcatcctttgagtttgagagaattagaggataatctatccacctaggttgagaaactaagggataaagaataggacTCAACCtctcttgcaattgaatttgctaaGTGGAACTCATAAATGATTTACAACCCGAATGGTGCTAGCATTTTAGTGACCATAACCCTAGTTTGTTTAATCTCATAGAGTTACGAATTACAAAGAGAATCATTAGTGGAATACTCTtgttacaattaattattttataagttaaaacccctttttcttcttagaaacctctgatcaacagtccaATAATgattacaatacttagtgagcacagtattccctgtgggattcgacaaccaacctagttaggttctatatttgacagcgatcgtTTACGCTTTCTAtcaagagttgtaatttgggcgtatcaaattttggttcCATTGCCAGGGAATACGATTTTCAACTAAGTTTTAATTGTTAATCAACCATTTGGTCAAAGATCccttaattttactttttgtttgttgtttttgttttgtgcagATTGAGTGTTTTGCATGCCAAATACTCGAAGATCGAatcaaccattattacctattAATCCTATACCACATCTTATTGGCAGAATGAATGGTCAATGGGACCCA of the Capsicum annuum cultivar UCD-10X-F1 chromosome 11, UCD10Xv1.1, whole genome shotgun sequence genome contains:
- the LOC107847471 gene encoding uncharacterized protein LOC107847471, which encodes MKTYSMKPSSTQSCQTRFRSTRSQASLIEQTFSSKTNNWCEQIKFHFGVLDLDVALYSEKPTTINEASSDEEKSYYKNWDRSNILGLMFMRMNIAGNIKTTLPKTESAKELLKLVEESSQTADKSLVVTLIGNLTTMKFDGSRTMHEYVIEIINIAARLKSLGIEVEQNFLVQFIINSLSSKYGPFQMNYNTIKDKWNVRELHGMLVQEETRLKNQGTHSINCVNHQGVEKKKRNMVRDNRSNLMLISPHLKYIRKETRMESVISMKNLDTFRKIT